In Myxocyprinus asiaticus isolate MX2 ecotype Aquarium Trade chromosome 3, UBuf_Myxa_2, whole genome shotgun sequence, the following proteins share a genomic window:
- the LOC127419092 gene encoding ectoderm-neural cortex protein 1 isoform X1 has translation MMDSMKMSVCVHENRKSRASMGSMNIYLFHKSSYADNVLMHLNALRQQRLFTDVLLHAGNRSFPCHRAVLAACSRYFEAMFSGGLRESQDGEVDFRDSIHPEVLELLLDYAYSSRVIINEENAESLLEAGDMLEFQDIRDACAEFLEKNLHPSNCLGMLLLSDAHQCTQLFQLSWSMCLGNFPAICKTEEFLQLPKDMLIQLLAHEELETEDERLVYESALNWVNYDLERRHCDLPELLRTVRLALLPAIFLMENVSTEELIIAQAKSKELVDEAIRCKLRILQNDGVVNSPCARPRKTSHALFLLGGPTFMCDKLYLVDQKAKEIIPKADIPSPRKEFSACAIGCKVYVTGGRGSENGVSKDVWVYDTLHEEWSKAAPMLIARFGHGSAELRHCLYVVGGHTAATGCLPASPSVSLKQVEQFDPVANKWSMVAPLREGVSNAAVVSVKLKLFAFGGTSVAHDKLPKVQCYDPSENRWTVPASCPQPWRYTAAAVLGNQIFVMGGDTEFSACSAYKFSSDSHQWTKVGDVTAKRMSCQAVASGNKLYVVGGYFGTQRCKTLDCYDPTLDAWNSITTVPYSLIPTAFVSTWKHLPA, from the exons GATTCAATGAAAATGTCTGTCTGTGTCCACGAGAACCGCAAGTCTCGTGCTAGCATGGGCTCTATGAACATCTACCTGTTCCACAAGTCCTCATATGCTGACAAtgtgctaatgcacctgaatgctCTTCGTCAGCAGAGGCTCTTCACTGATGTTCTGCTTCATgcaggaaaccgctcttttccaTGCCACAGGGCTGTGCTGGCCGCCTGCAGCCGCTATTTTGAGGCCATGTTCAGCGGAGGGCTGAGAGAGAGTCAGGATGGTGAAGTGGACTTCAGGGACTCAATTCATCCTGAG GTGTTGGAGCTCCTTCTGGACTATGCATACTCATCAAGAGTGATAATAAACGAGGAGAATGCAGAGTCTCTGCTTGAGGCAGGTGACATGCTGGAGTTTCAGGACATCCGAGATGCCTGTGCCGAGTTTCTCGAGAAGaacctccacccatccaactgCCTGGGTATGCTGCTGCTCTCCGATGCCCACCAGTGCACCCAGCTGTTTCAGCTGTCCTGGAGCATGTGTCTCGGCAATTTTCCTGCTATCTGCAAGACTGAAGAGTTTCTACAGCTGCCCAAGGACATGCTGATCCAACTGCTGGCACACGAGGAGCTTGAAACAGAGGACGAGCGTCTGGTCTACGAGTCGGCGCTCAACTGGGTGAACTATGATCTTGAGAGGAGGCACTGTGACCTTCCAGAGCTGCTGCGTACCGTGCGTCTGGCTCTCCTGCCTGCCATCTTTCTCATGGAGAATGTCTCCACAGAGGAGCTCATCATCGCACAAGCCAAAAGCAAAGAGCTAGTTGATGAGGCCATCCGCTGCAAATTGCGCATCTTGCAAAATGATGGCGTCGTCAACAGTCCTTGTGCGCGGCCTCGAAAGACCAGTCATGCCCTTTTCCTGCTTGGTGGCCCCACATTTATGTGTGACAAGCTCTATCTGGTGGATCAGAAGGCCAAAGAGATCATTCCAAAGGCAGACATCCCCAGCCCACGCAAGGAGTTCAGTGCCTGCGCAATTGGCTGCAAAGTGTATGTGACGGGGGGCCGGGGCTCGGAGAACGGTGTGTCTAAGGACGTTTGGGTTTATGATACATTACATGAAGAATGGTCCAAAGCAGCTCCAATGCTGATAGCACGTTTCGGTCATGGATCAGCAGAGTTACGCCACTGCTTGTATGTTGTCGGAGGTCACACAGCTGCCACTGGCTGTCTGCCTGCTTCACCATCTGTGTCCTTGAAGCAGGTAGAGCAGTTTGACCCAGTTGCTAACAAGTGGAGTATGGTAGCACCGCTACGAGAGGGAGTAAGCAATGCAGCTGTTGTCAGTGTAAAGCTCAAGTTGTTTGCCTTTGGAGGGACAAGTGTGGCCCATGACAAGCTACCTAAAGTTCAGTGCTACGATCCTTCTGAAAATCGATGGACCGTCCCAGCTTCCTGCCCACAACCATGGCGCTACACTGCAGCTGCTGTTCTCGGAAACCAGATCTTTGTAATGGGGGGTGACACCGAATTCTCCGCTTGCTCTGCATACAAATTCAGCAGCGACTCTCATCAGTGGACCAAGGTGGGAGATGTTACAGCGAAACGAATGAGTTGCCAGGCGGTGGCCTCTGGAAATAAACTTTATGTAGTTGGTGGCTACTTTGGTACACAGCGCTGTAAAACACTAGACTGCTATGACCCCACATTGGATGCCTGGAACAGCATAACTACCGTACCTTATTCCTTAATCCCCACTGCCTTTGTCAGCACCTGGAAACACCTCCCAGCCTAA
- the LOC127419092 gene encoding ectoderm-neural cortex protein 1 isoform X2 codes for MKMSVCVHENRKSRASMGSMNIYLFHKSSYADNVLMHLNALRQQRLFTDVLLHAGNRSFPCHRAVLAACSRYFEAMFSGGLRESQDGEVDFRDSIHPEVLELLLDYAYSSRVIINEENAESLLEAGDMLEFQDIRDACAEFLEKNLHPSNCLGMLLLSDAHQCTQLFQLSWSMCLGNFPAICKTEEFLQLPKDMLIQLLAHEELETEDERLVYESALNWVNYDLERRHCDLPELLRTVRLALLPAIFLMENVSTEELIIAQAKSKELVDEAIRCKLRILQNDGVVNSPCARPRKTSHALFLLGGPTFMCDKLYLVDQKAKEIIPKADIPSPRKEFSACAIGCKVYVTGGRGSENGVSKDVWVYDTLHEEWSKAAPMLIARFGHGSAELRHCLYVVGGHTAATGCLPASPSVSLKQVEQFDPVANKWSMVAPLREGVSNAAVVSVKLKLFAFGGTSVAHDKLPKVQCYDPSENRWTVPASCPQPWRYTAAAVLGNQIFVMGGDTEFSACSAYKFSSDSHQWTKVGDVTAKRMSCQAVASGNKLYVVGGYFGTQRCKTLDCYDPTLDAWNSITTVPYSLIPTAFVSTWKHLPA; via the exons ATGAAAATGTCTGTCTGTGTCCACGAGAACCGCAAGTCTCGTGCTAGCATGGGCTCTATGAACATCTACCTGTTCCACAAGTCCTCATATGCTGACAAtgtgctaatgcacctgaatgctCTTCGTCAGCAGAGGCTCTTCACTGATGTTCTGCTTCATgcaggaaaccgctcttttccaTGCCACAGGGCTGTGCTGGCCGCCTGCAGCCGCTATTTTGAGGCCATGTTCAGCGGAGGGCTGAGAGAGAGTCAGGATGGTGAAGTGGACTTCAGGGACTCAATTCATCCTGAG GTGTTGGAGCTCCTTCTGGACTATGCATACTCATCAAGAGTGATAATAAACGAGGAGAATGCAGAGTCTCTGCTTGAGGCAGGTGACATGCTGGAGTTTCAGGACATCCGAGATGCCTGTGCCGAGTTTCTCGAGAAGaacctccacccatccaactgCCTGGGTATGCTGCTGCTCTCCGATGCCCACCAGTGCACCCAGCTGTTTCAGCTGTCCTGGAGCATGTGTCTCGGCAATTTTCCTGCTATCTGCAAGACTGAAGAGTTTCTACAGCTGCCCAAGGACATGCTGATCCAACTGCTGGCACACGAGGAGCTTGAAACAGAGGACGAGCGTCTGGTCTACGAGTCGGCGCTCAACTGGGTGAACTATGATCTTGAGAGGAGGCACTGTGACCTTCCAGAGCTGCTGCGTACCGTGCGTCTGGCTCTCCTGCCTGCCATCTTTCTCATGGAGAATGTCTCCACAGAGGAGCTCATCATCGCACAAGCCAAAAGCAAAGAGCTAGTTGATGAGGCCATCCGCTGCAAATTGCGCATCTTGCAAAATGATGGCGTCGTCAACAGTCCTTGTGCGCGGCCTCGAAAGACCAGTCATGCCCTTTTCCTGCTTGGTGGCCCCACATTTATGTGTGACAAGCTCTATCTGGTGGATCAGAAGGCCAAAGAGATCATTCCAAAGGCAGACATCCCCAGCCCACGCAAGGAGTTCAGTGCCTGCGCAATTGGCTGCAAAGTGTATGTGACGGGGGGCCGGGGCTCGGAGAACGGTGTGTCTAAGGACGTTTGGGTTTATGATACATTACATGAAGAATGGTCCAAAGCAGCTCCAATGCTGATAGCACGTTTCGGTCATGGATCAGCAGAGTTACGCCACTGCTTGTATGTTGTCGGAGGTCACACAGCTGCCACTGGCTGTCTGCCTGCTTCACCATCTGTGTCCTTGAAGCAGGTAGAGCAGTTTGACCCAGTTGCTAACAAGTGGAGTATGGTAGCACCGCTACGAGAGGGAGTAAGCAATGCAGCTGTTGTCAGTGTAAAGCTCAAGTTGTTTGCCTTTGGAGGGACAAGTGTGGCCCATGACAAGCTACCTAAAGTTCAGTGCTACGATCCTTCTGAAAATCGATGGACCGTCCCAGCTTCCTGCCCACAACCATGGCGCTACACTGCAGCTGCTGTTCTCGGAAACCAGATCTTTGTAATGGGGGGTGACACCGAATTCTCCGCTTGCTCTGCATACAAATTCAGCAGCGACTCTCATCAGTGGACCAAGGTGGGAGATGTTACAGCGAAACGAATGAGTTGCCAGGCGGTGGCCTCTGGAAATAAACTTTATGTAGTTGGTGGCTACTTTGGTACACAGCGCTGTAAAACACTAGACTGCTATGACCCCACATTGGATGCCTGGAACAGCATAACTACCGTACCTTATTCCTTAATCCCCACTGCCTTTGTCAGCACCTGGAAACACCTCCCAGCCTAA